The following are encoded in a window of Lactobacillus acidophilus genomic DNA:
- a CDS encoding MATE family efflux transporter has translation MDELFAKAPIKKVYFKLALPVVLGMITTMIYNLADTMFVAKTSDTNLVAGITIGAPLFTFLIAVSDIFGLGGSSLISRLFGERNYQLSKRVSSFCMIGGFVTGLILTAILLIFENPILHLLGAKAATYQDAADFYRIISIGAAPIVFSIIPQNLIRTEGLATQAMIATMTGTILAIILDPIFLFVFKMGAIGVGIANITGYLVTDIILIYYVLCKTEYIKLKLKYTKISGKTIKDIVAIGIPGSITNFAQSFGMALLNSSLALYGANKVAAMGITQKIYSIVILVIVGFAFGSQPLIGYNYGAKNWKRLKKILNFDILVQVVYAVVSGGLLILFARPVTALFMNQPDIVNAGSYMLIATIITTPIVGIILVYTTVFQSVGNAWAAFIMAIARQGVVYFIALETLKNIFGYHGIVWAQAVSDVITCIIGYFIYEKSLDLKDKIKN, from the coding sequence ATGGATGAACTATTTGCTAAAGCGCCAATCAAGAAGGTCTATTTTAAGCTAGCACTGCCAGTCGTCCTAGGGATGATCACTACTATGATCTACAACCTAGCTGACACAATGTTTGTTGCTAAAACCAGCGATACTAATCTAGTAGCCGGAATTACAATTGGTGCACCACTCTTTACTTTTCTAATCGCTGTTTCTGACATTTTCGGTTTAGGTGGCTCTTCATTAATTTCACGTTTGTTTGGTGAAAGAAATTATCAACTAAGTAAACGTGTAAGTAGCTTTTGTATGATCGGTGGATTTGTCACTGGTTTAATACTGACAGCTATTTTATTAATTTTTGAAAATCCAATTCTTCACCTTTTGGGTGCGAAAGCCGCTACTTATCAAGATGCGGCCGACTTTTATCGCATAATATCAATTGGTGCTGCTCCAATTGTCTTTTCAATTATTCCACAAAATCTGATCAGAACAGAAGGCTTAGCCACTCAAGCAATGATTGCCACAATGACAGGGACAATTTTAGCTATCATTCTCGATCCCATTTTCCTGTTTGTTTTCAAAATGGGAGCCATCGGTGTTGGGATCGCCAATATTACAGGCTATCTAGTTACTGATATTATTCTTATTTATTACGTCCTATGTAAAACTGAATACATCAAATTAAAGCTAAAATATACTAAAATCAGTGGCAAAACCATCAAAGATATCGTGGCAATCGGCATCCCCGGTTCAATTACTAACTTTGCACAAAGCTTCGGTATGGCTCTTCTTAACTCATCTTTAGCCTTATACGGTGCAAATAAAGTTGCTGCAATGGGAATCACACAAAAGATTTACAGTATCGTCATCTTAGTAATCGTCGGTTTTGCCTTTGGTTCACAACCCTTAATTGGTTACAACTATGGTGCCAAAAACTGGAAACGATTAAAGAAGATTTTAAACTTCGATATTCTTGTCCAAGTTGTCTATGCCGTAGTTTCCGGTGGATTATTAATTCTATTTGCTCGTCCAGTCACTGCTTTATTTATGAATCAACCAGACATCGTCAATGCCGGTAGTTACATGTTAATTGCAACTATCATTACTACACCAATTGTTGGTATTATTCTGGTTTACACTACCGTTTTCCAATCAGTTGGTAATGCCTGGGCTGCCTTCATCATGGCAATCGCACGTCAAGGAGTAGTTTACTTTATCGCATTAGAGACTTTGAAAAACATCTTCGGCTATCACGGCATTGTCTGGGCTCAAGCAGTAAGTGATGTAATCACCTGCATCATCGGTTACTTCATCTATGAAAAGAGTCTAGATCTCAAGGATAAAATAAAAAATTAA
- a CDS encoding MurR/RpiR family transcriptional regulator — translation MLFNQLQNETNLTNSEKEIARYLLNQNLDLATLSAQKLGELTFTSKPTVLRFIKKLGYKKFNEFCYDLISEQERIKKSRDLLKHININKDSNLSDLLIKVPNLYNQAINRTNSLMDQENLNLIVKKLNTLDYIDFYGSGITEGLAQIGSFKFSSIGKFGGVYSNVNEHYLTSIHGINKHGAIIISFTGGNKAMINAAKDLKKLNIYSLGIGGLENEELKNNCSSYLTIPFENLSLGMESIVPSVAINYVIDILFTSLTIKNLSQNVTNALKVKNLRK, via the coding sequence ATGCTGTTTAATCAATTGCAAAATGAAACTAATTTAACTAATTCAGAAAAGGAAATTGCGAGATATTTGTTGAATCAAAATTTAGATTTAGCTACTTTATCTGCGCAAAAACTTGGTGAATTGACTTTCACATCCAAGCCAACGGTATTGCGATTCATTAAAAAATTAGGCTATAAGAAATTTAATGAGTTTTGTTATGACTTAATATCAGAGCAAGAAAGAATTAAGAAATCGAGGGATTTACTTAAACATATTAATATCAATAAAGATTCCAACTTATCTGATTTATTAATCAAGGTACCAAATTTATATAATCAAGCAATAAATCGTACTAATAGTTTGATGGATCAAGAAAATCTAAATTTAATTGTTAAAAAACTTAATACTTTAGATTATATAGATTTTTATGGTTCAGGAATTACAGAGGGGTTAGCGCAAATAGGTAGTTTTAAATTTTCTTCAATTGGTAAATTCGGAGGAGTTTATTCAAATGTCAATGAACACTATTTGACCTCTATCCATGGTATTAATAAGCATGGTGCAATTATTATTTCTTTTACAGGTGGAAATAAGGCAATGATTAATGCCGCAAAAGATTTAAAAAAGTTGAATATTTACTCTTTAGGTATCGGTGGATTGGAAAATGAAGAATTAAAAAATAATTGTAGTAGTTATTTGACCATACCATTTGAAAATTTGAGTTTAGGTATGGAGTCAATTGTTCCTAGTGTGGCTATAAATTATGTTATAGATATCTTATTTACTTCACTGACGATTAAAAATCTATCTCAAAACGTAACAAATGCATTAAAAGTTAAAAATTTAAGAAAATAA
- a CDS encoding YczE/YyaS/YitT family protein, translated as MEQNLQKISLKIRKIILILFGVTIMGLGTGICNSTGLGIDPVNALGMGIAKQKNLPLGLVISVIQLIIIIVVLLLDKSFINLGTLIPMAYFGYALQFFTQYLPNFNTENLMIKIIIFLLGLVVVALGMSIYMGCEWGLVGYDALAYIFEKKTKKRPFIFRVCLDAIVALIAFLVHGPVSLGTILFVMGIGPLIDLFRKYLINPLYRKILFYG; from the coding sequence ATGGAACAGAACTTGCAGAAAATATCATTAAAAATTAGGAAAATAATTTTAATTCTATTTGGCGTAACAATTATGGGATTGGGTACTGGCATCTGTAATTCAACAGGGTTAGGTATTGATCCAGTAAATGCTTTAGGAATGGGAATAGCTAAGCAAAAAAATTTACCTTTAGGATTAGTTATTTCTGTGATTCAACTAATCATAATTATAGTAGTGCTTCTATTAGACAAGAGTTTTATTAATTTGGGTACTCTAATCCCTATGGCCTATTTTGGATACGCATTACAATTTTTTACTCAATATCTACCTAATTTTAATACTGAAAATCTAATGATTAAGATTATTATCTTTTTATTAGGTTTAGTAGTGGTTGCTCTTGGGATGTCCATATATATGGGATGTGAGTGGGGATTAGTTGGTTATGATGCATTAGCTTATATTTTTGAGAAAAAGACCAAAAAAAGACCTTTTATATTTAGAGTGTGTTTAGATGCAATAGTAGCTCTAATAGCCTTCTTAGTTCATGGACCGGTAAGTTTAGGAACTATATTATTTGTTATGGGAATAGGTCCACTCATTGATTTATTTAGAAAGTATTTGATTAATCCGTTATACAGAAAGATCTTATTCTATGGTTAA
- a CDS encoding arginase family protein codes for MTKTVRLNYPQWEGGMNPNYIIGNQIMNVIVPKTKLMENVDIPVASINRLNSFKRENGVDAEEILKQQTSIAIQSLLLKSPDKVITIGGDCSTSLAPFNYLSGKYKNKLGIIWLDAHPDISDTTQSHHLHEMVVSTLMHQGAESFEELINHPINKQQVLFTGLITKDLRPMDDKVTKLDMKCLTPSDLENDESQITSWIRSNKFTKIAVHWDLDVLSYEDFRSIYPAEPHTNPNKFPAAVGTMKLKKIFDILNDIEQISDLVGLTIAEHMPWDAINMRMGLKKLNLFKEI; via the coding sequence ATGACCAAAACTGTTAGGTTAAACTATCCTCAATGGGAAGGCGGAATGAATCCGAATTACATTATTGGTAACCAAATAATGAATGTAATTGTCCCTAAAACCAAGTTGATGGAAAACGTGGATATCCCAGTAGCTTCAATTAATAGATTAAATTCTTTTAAAAGAGAAAACGGGGTTGATGCTGAAGAAATCCTGAAACAGCAAACGTCCATCGCAATTCAGAGCTTATTATTAAAAAGTCCAGATAAAGTAATAACTATTGGTGGGGATTGCAGTACTAGTTTGGCTCCATTTAATTATTTGAGTGGAAAATATAAAAATAAATTAGGTATTATTTGGCTTGACGCACATCCAGATATATCTGATACTACTCAATCTCATCATTTGCATGAAATGGTTGTTTCAACTTTGATGCACCAAGGTGCTGAATCATTTGAAGAGTTAATAAATCATCCAATTAATAAACAACAAGTTTTATTTACTGGTTTAATCACTAAAGATTTGCGTCCTATGGATGATAAAGTAACAAAATTAGATATGAAATGTTTAACTCCATCAGATTTAGAAAATGATGAATCTCAAATTACTAGTTGGATTAGATCAAATAAATTTACTAAAATTGCTGTTCACTGGGATTTAGATGTCTTATCTTATGAAGATTTTAGATCTATATATCCAGCTGAACCACATACTAATCCTAATAAATTCCCCGCAGCTGTTGGAACAATGAAATTAAAAAAGATTTTTGATATTTTAAATGATATTGAACAAATCAGTGATTTAGTCGGCTTAACTATTGCAGAACATATGCCATGGGATGCAATAAATATGCGTATGGGGTTAAAAAAATTGAATTTGTTTAAGGAAATTTAA
- a CDS encoding PTS glucose/sucrose transporter subunit IIB translates to MNDSELAQKILELIGGEKNIDNVTHCVTRLRITIKDKSKIKNTQIQGLPGVLGTNMVGEQYQIILGG, encoded by the coding sequence ATGAATGATTCAGAACTTGCTCAAAAAATTCTTGAGCTGATCGGTGGAGAAAAAAACATAGATAATGTAACACATTGTGTTACACGATTAAGAATTACTATAAAAGATAAATCTAAAATTAAAAATACACAAATTCAAGGATTACCTGGTGTTTTAGGAACAAACATGGTTGGTGAACAATATCAGATAATTCTTGGGGGGTAG
- a CDS encoding glucose PTS transporter subunit IIA translates to MGGRVTDVYNAFVPLVHISNNSTSDTNKAKENIISKLLDILSGIFVPIIPAIIGAGLLKGILIFLNFYHLVSPATSTYKLLSVFSDSAFYFMPILLAYSSAKKFKTNKYVAVAIAGILVHPELISMMSKSASVKFFGIPFTSATYSTSVLPIILGVWVMSYIERGLNKIIPKILRTVLVPLFTLLITAPIILGILGPIGTIVGDAIGQGTVQLYLHYGVIAGILVGAAYPFLVIMGMHVGFTPVMVQSLSKYGVDYMMGIFVASNSAEAGATTAVWLKTKNKQLKEIAGSSALNAIIGVTEPALFGVTSKLKKPLIAVSIGGAVGGGIAGLFKVAAQGAGTGPIAGIPLFFGKTFIWFIISCLVSYVVSFILAYVIGFEDIPNPEDLSQKNSMDNHEKIVTTVVANQSVADPVNGNVIPLSEVKDNVFSSKMMGDGAAIVPNDNKIYAPFDGVVELVFETKHAIGLKSYDGCELLIHVGLDTVELKGKHFISHVIKDQKVKKGDLLLEFDREAISKEGYDTTIPVIVTNSKDFENITKTKKKQLQHGEELLKLTAKNKEN, encoded by the coding sequence TTGGGGGGTAGGGTCACAGATGTTTACAATGCTTTTGTTCCTCTAGTTCATATATCTAATAATTCAACAAGTGATACTAATAAAGCAAAGGAAAACATTATTAGTAAATTGCTCGATATTTTATCAGGCATTTTTGTCCCTATTATTCCTGCTATTATTGGTGCTGGTTTACTGAAAGGAATCTTGATTTTCCTTAACTTTTATCATTTGGTTTCACCAGCAACCAGTACGTATAAATTATTATCAGTTTTTTCTGATTCTGCATTCTATTTTATGCCAATACTTTTAGCATATAGTTCAGCTAAAAAATTTAAGACTAATAAATATGTTGCTGTGGCCATTGCAGGTATTTTAGTTCACCCAGAATTAATTTCGATGATGTCAAAATCAGCAAGTGTTAAATTTTTCGGCATACCATTTACAAGTGCGACGTATTCCACTAGTGTATTACCAATAATTTTGGGTGTATGGGTAATGTCATACATAGAACGTGGTCTTAACAAAATCATACCTAAGATTTTAAGGACTGTTTTGGTTCCGTTATTCACTCTATTAATTACAGCTCCGATAATTTTAGGAATTCTTGGACCAATTGGTACGATTGTTGGTGATGCGATTGGTCAAGGCACAGTTCAGCTTTACTTGCATTATGGTGTAATAGCTGGAATTCTTGTAGGTGCTGCATATCCTTTCCTTGTCATTATGGGGATGCATGTTGGTTTTACTCCCGTAATGGTTCAATCCTTATCAAAATATGGTGTGGATTACATGATGGGAATTTTTGTAGCTTCCAACTCCGCTGAAGCTGGTGCTACTACAGCCGTATGGCTTAAAACTAAGAATAAACAATTAAAAGAAATAGCAGGATCTTCCGCATTGAATGCTATTATCGGTGTCACTGAACCAGCTCTTTTTGGTGTTACTTCTAAATTAAAAAAGCCATTAATTGCCGTATCTATTGGTGGCGCTGTCGGAGGTGGAATTGCAGGATTATTTAAAGTAGCTGCACAAGGTGCAGGTACTGGTCCAATTGCGGGAATTCCATTATTCTTCGGAAAAACTTTCATTTGGTTTATTATCTCATGTTTAGTATCTTATGTTGTTTCCTTTATTCTTGCATATGTGATTGGATTTGAGGATATTCCAAATCCAGAAGATTTAAGTCAAAAGAATTCAATGGATAATCATGAAAAAATAGTTACTACAGTTGTTGCAAATCAATCTGTAGCAGATCCAGTAAATGGTAATGTTATTCCTCTTAGTGAAGTGAAAGATAATGTATTCTCATCCAAGATGATGGGAGACGGTGCTGCTATTGTACCAAACGATAATAAAATTTATGCTCCGTTTGATGGAGTAGTTGAATTAGTATTTGAAACCAAACATGCAATTGGTTTAAAGAGCTATGATGGCTGTGAATTATTAATTCATGTAGGTCTTGATACTGTTGAACTTAAAGGAAAGCATTTCATTTCTCATGTTATTAAAGATCAAAAAGTGAAAAAAGGCGACTTGTTATTAGAATTCGATAGAGAGGCAATATCAAAAGAAGGTTATGATACTACGATCCCTGTTATTGTGACTAATTCTAAAGATTTCGAAAATATTACTAAAACTAAGAAAAAACAATTACAACATGGAGAAGAATTGTTAAAACTAACAGCAAAAAATAAGGAGAATTAG
- a CDS encoding SLAP domain-containing protein yields the protein MKFNKKVVLISAVALMMVSPVLSMGQNLTTTVKAADDQTENNRLFIGSVKSYIYNNKGKRTTYKGKSSLKYGSRVDYLGKFSDYNGKNKYYFMDTKGYKKFASYKIIKGKAYFPIGKNAYVRVVNVAQINDRPLYAKSLSVVVSPKYVQKQGQYAFDADNNIIKGVYFKPGKKLTIDAQEYVTNGNHTDTIYRVKGTKQFIYANRLKTAVRQQLEILSTQTHVIMNKDTHMYLANGELKTKKPNTNDRVSYRKGQRTVVDQLVYLWVPSENKAELFYRVESGWTPAGSEGYEPTTSLGYVKVSDVDYDFGPQMVDPDNTAAEAEAGKAVATSSDKAELNSLINENLEDNNLYKFSSLSQQWNYAGALQNAKEINDSKTATINEVNQAVWELKFTKNELSGEKVKIDNLGWIDNSTANKIVHTAGSSYRSNQNVRYAIDMVNHNTVLRLREFAVQSNGSDTNHLLATRELNINDYVTVTDPNPTEKAGYQSSLSEKNLTSNSTLKKYADLIDYNELTTNLVAKTNTPIYTNSYKNNYANVSKGNVNLTRTSQIIKKGNNIGYKVGPIVRVKGQYYAMVRSKKRYFYVRADAIARDNFTKDAAYKKYSKMIDDAVTSENSTVLVTPTQNTVTYERNSYGELGSSRPYKKGTMAYYIAEPHVMKYNGEWYFISGYPTYSGTTYIAKTVKLSKNTIMK from the coding sequence ATGAAATTTAATAAAAAAGTTGTGCTAATTTCAGCCGTTGCTTTAATGATGGTGTCACCAGTTTTGTCAATGGGACAAAACTTAACCACCACTGTTAAAGCCGCTGATGATCAAACTGAAAATAATCGATTATTTATCGGAAGTGTAAAGTCTTATATCTACAACAATAAGGGTAAGCGTACTACATATAAGGGAAAATCTTCTCTTAAGTATGGTTCTCGCGTAGATTATTTAGGTAAGTTTTCTGATTATAACGGTAAAAACAAATACTACTTCATGGATACTAAGGGCTACAAGAAGTTTGCTTCTTACAAGATTATTAAAGGTAAGGCATACTTCCCAATTGGTAAGAATGCCTATGTCCGTGTAGTTAATGTCGCTCAGATTAACGATCGTCCTCTTTATGCAAAATCACTAAGTGTCGTAGTTAGTCCTAAGTATGTTCAAAAGCAAGGTCAATATGCTTTCGATGCAGATAACAATATAATTAAGGGTGTTTATTTTAAACCGGGTAAAAAATTAACTATTGATGCACAAGAATATGTTACTAATGGTAACCACACTGATACCATTTATCGTGTAAAAGGTACTAAGCAATTTATTTATGCTAATAGATTAAAGACTGCAGTAAGGCAACAATTAGAAATTTTATCTACCCAAACTCACGTCATTATGAATAAAGATACTCACATGTATCTTGCAAACGGTGAGTTAAAGACTAAGAAGCCTAATACAAACGATAGAGTAAGCTATCGCAAAGGCCAAAGAACTGTGGTTGATCAATTAGTTTATCTTTGGGTTCCTAGCGAAAACAAGGCTGAATTATTCTATCGAGTTGAAAGTGGTTGGACGCCTGCTGGTTCAGAAGGATATGAACCAACTACTAGCTTGGGTTATGTTAAGGTAAGCGATGTTGACTATGATTTTGGCCCACAAATGGTTGATCCGGATAACACCGCTGCAGAAGCTGAAGCAGGTAAGGCTGTCGCAACTAGTTCAGATAAGGCTGAACTTAATAGTTTGATTAATGAAAATCTTGAAGACAATAATTTATACAAATTCAGTTCATTAAGTCAACAATGGAATTATGCTGGTGCTCTTCAAAATGCTAAGGAAATTAATGATTCAAAGACTGCAACCATTAATGAAGTTAACCAAGCAGTATGGGAACTTAAATTTACTAAGAATGAATTAAGTGGTGAAAAGGTTAAGATCGACAACTTAGGTTGGATCGATAATTCAACTGCCAATAAGATCGTTCATACAGCTGGTAGTTCTTACCGTAGCAATCAAAATGTTAGATATGCGATCGACATGGTAAATCACAATACTGTACTTCGCTTAAGAGAATTTGCAGTGCAAAGTAATGGCTCAGACACTAATCATCTTCTTGCAACTAGAGAACTTAACATCAATGACTACGTTACTGTAACTGATCCAAATCCAACTGAAAAAGCAGGCTATCAAAGTTCACTTTCTGAAAAGAACTTGACAAGTAACTCAACTTTGAAGAAGTATGCTGATTTGATCGACTACAATGAATTGACTACTAACTTGGTTGCCAAAACTAATACTCCAATTTACACTAACAGCTATAAGAATAACTACGCTAATGTAAGTAAAGGGAATGTAAATTTAACCAGAACTAGTCAAATCATCAAGAAGGGTAACAACATTGGTTACAAGGTTGGCCCTATCGTAAGAGTTAAGGGTCAATATTACGCAATGGTTCGTAGTAAGAAACGTTATTTCTACGTAAGAGCTGATGCAATTGCCCGTGATAACTTTACTAAAGACGCAGCTTACAAGAAGTACAGTAAGATGATTGACGATGCTGTAACTTCAGAAAATAGTACTGTTTTGGTTACTCCTACTCAAAACACAGTAACTTATGAAAGAAATAGTTACGGTGAGCTTGGTTCAAGCCGTCCTTATAAGAAAGGCACTATGGCTTACTACATCGCTGAACCACATGTAATGAAATACAATGGTGAATGGTACTTCATTAGTGGTTATCCAACTTACAGTGGTACAACTTACATTGCTAAGACTGTTAAGCTTTCTAAAAATACTATTATGAAATAG
- a CDS encoding RNA-guided endonuclease InsQ/TnpB family protein, with protein sequence MIKTQVVKLKVNKTMQKHLDALCDYRRYCWNKGLETWQLMYEAHTLNKKDNPSPNERRVRDELVANKADWQYDLSARCLQLAVKDLANAWKNFFDKSQSDWGIPSFKSKKAPRQGFKTDRAKIVNGKLRLDRPRSISKADWFDLKSYEALKMNEVKVISIFKEKGAYYAALPYEEEISSKAKTYQKTAVDVNVGHFNYTDGKINVLPAKLQKLYKRIKHYQRMLARKREVNGKLATKSNNYFAVRTKLQRDYRKVANIQNDLLQQFTTKLVDNYDQIVIEDLAVKQMMMTHVASKGMQRSLFSRFRQILTYKCNWYGKELILADKTYPSTQRCAACGYVKKGEEKITLQGNKKHGTKHNEYICYECGYKNDRDKNAVLNLLALAR encoded by the coding sequence ATGATTAAAACACAAGTAGTAAAGCTAAAAGTTAATAAGACCATGCAAAAGCATCTTGATGCTTTATGTGACTATCGGCGATACTGCTGGAATAAAGGCTTAGAAACTTGGCAATTAATGTATGAAGCTCATACACTAAACAAAAAAGATAATCCCAGTCCTAACGAACGCAGAGTCCGTGATGAACTAGTCGCAAATAAAGCTGACTGGCAATATGATTTGTCAGCTCGATGCTTGCAATTAGCTGTTAAAGACTTGGCTAATGCATGGAAGAACTTCTTTGATAAGTCACAATCTGATTGGGGAATACCTAGTTTTAAATCAAAGAAAGCTCCCAGACAAGGCTTTAAAACTGATAGGGCTAAGATTGTTAATGGCAAGCTTCGCCTTGATCGTCCAAGAAGCATTTCAAAAGCAGATTGGTTTGATTTAAAAAGCTATGAAGCTCTAAAGATGAATGAAGTCAAAGTAATAAGTATCTTCAAAGAAAAAGGAGCTTATTATGCGGCTTTGCCTTATGAAGAAGAGATTTCAAGTAAGGCTAAAACTTATCAAAAGACAGCAGTTGATGTCAATGTCGGTCACTTTAATTACACAGATGGCAAAATTAATGTTTTGCCTGCTAAATTGCAAAAGCTTTATAAGCGCATTAAGCATTATCAAAGAATGCTGGCACGTAAAAGAGAAGTTAACGGTAAGTTAGCTACAAAATCAAATAATTACTTTGCAGTGAGAACCAAATTGCAAAGAGATTATCGCAAGGTAGCTAATATCCAAAATGATCTTTTACAGCAGTTCACTACTAAGCTTGTAGATAATTACGACCAAATAGTAATTGAAGACTTGGCAGTAAAGCAAATGATGATGACCCATGTAGCTTCCAAAGGAATGCAGAGATCTCTTTTCAGTAGATTTAGGCAGATATTAACTTATAAGTGTAATTGGTATGGCAAAGAATTGATCTTAGCTGATAAAACATACCCATCAACTCAAAGATGTGCTGCGTGCGGTTATGTCAAAAAAGGCGAGGAAAAGATCACTTTGCAAGGCAATAAAAAGCATGGCACTAAGCATAATGAATATATCTGTTATGAGTGTGGCTACAAGAACGATCGAGATAAAAATGCGGTTTTAAATCTTTTAGCTTTAGCAAGATAA
- a CDS encoding glycoside hydrolase family 1 protein, translating into MKNNKYEFPKNFLWGGALAASQCEGFPTEDGGGYSTADALPKGVFGDIKIPPVKDYLKKEAIDFYHRYPEDIKMFGELGLKMLRISISWARIFPNGDDKEPNQAELEHYDRLIQTLIDQGIEPMITLEHFDFPLHLVTQYGGWKNRKLIKLYARFVELLFNRYKNKVRYWITFNEINVTLDAPFNGVGLMDDAKNVNKNDLYQAIHNQFVASSLAVKIGHEINPDFMIGCMVANSPYYPLTPDPKDVLKAMEEDRRTYFFTDVQARGTYPGYMKRYFDENNIHFQTLPEDIDLLKKYTVDYISFSYYMSYCATTHEKNNKKIRGNIQSAVPNPYLEKSDWGWQIDPVGLRIALNRYYYRYQKPLFVVENGIGAHDKLVKDKNGNITVNDSYRIEYLQAHLKQAWEAIRDGVDLLGYTCWTPIDIVSNGVAEMAKRYGLIYVDRNNDGTGSLSRYKKRSFFWYQKVIKSNGTELAENIIKN; encoded by the coding sequence ATGAAAAATAATAAATATGAGTTTCCTAAAAATTTCTTATGGGGTGGAGCATTGGCAGCAAGTCAATGTGAAGGATTTCCTACCGAAGATGGAGGGGGATATTCAACTGCCGATGCATTACCTAAAGGAGTCTTTGGAGATATAAAAATTCCCCCTGTAAAGGATTATTTAAAAAAAGAAGCAATTGATTTTTATCATCGATATCCTGAAGATATAAAAATGTTTGGAGAATTGGGATTAAAAATGCTTAGAATTTCTATTTCTTGGGCTAGAATTTTTCCAAATGGTGATGATAAAGAACCAAATCAAGCTGAGTTAGAGCATTACGATCGATTAATTCAAACATTAATTGATCAAGGAATTGAACCAATGATAACTTTAGAGCATTTTGATTTTCCACTTCATTTAGTTACACAATATGGAGGATGGAAAAATAGAAAATTAATAAAATTATATGCTCGTTTTGTTGAGTTATTATTTAATCGTTATAAGAATAAAGTTAGATATTGGATAACTTTTAATGAAATAAATGTAACTTTGGACGCTCCATTCAATGGAGTAGGACTAATGGATGATGCTAAAAATGTGAATAAAAATGATTTGTATCAAGCAATACATAATCAATTTGTTGCCAGTAGTTTAGCTGTAAAAATAGGGCATGAAATAAATCCTGATTTTATGATTGGCTGTATGGTTGCAAATAGTCCTTATTATCCGTTAACACCTGATCCTAAAGATGTTCTGAAGGCTATGGAAGAAGATAGAAGGACTTACTTTTTTACTGATGTACAAGCTAGAGGAACATATCCTGGATATATGAAAAGATATTTTGATGAAAATAATATTCATTTTCAAACTTTACCTGAAGATATAGATTTGTTAAAAAAATATACGGTTGATTATATCTCATTTAGTTATTACATGAGTTACTGCGCCACCACTCATGAAAAAAACAATAAAAAAATCCGAGGAAATATTCAATCTGCTGTTCCTAATCCATATTTAGAAAAATCTGATTGGGGCTGGCAAATTGATCCTGTAGGCTTAAGAATAGCGCTTAATAGATATTATTATCGCTATCAAAAGCCATTATTTGTTGTAGAAAATGGTATTGGTGCACACGATAAGCTGGTTAAAGACAAGAACGGAAATATAACTGTTAATGATTCTTATCGGATTGAGTATTTACAGGCGCATTTAAAACAAGCTTGGGAAGCAATTCGAGATGGAGTAGACCTTTTAGGTTATACATGTTGGACGCCAATTGATATTGTAAGTAATGGTGTAGCGGAAATGGCGAAACGTTATGGCTTAATTTATGTTGATCGCAACAACGATGGTACAGGATCCCTAAGTAGATACAAAAAGAGAAGCTTCTTTTGGTATCAAAAGGTAATAAAATCTAATGGAACAGAACTTGCAGAAAATATCATTAAAAATTAG